One segment of Micromonospora parathelypteridis DNA contains the following:
- a CDS encoding YbaB/EbfC family DNA-binding protein, whose translation MHAAPPVGSVPVILLAVVGGGPLGRVDMWADDAALDAAQRRLDDWESSLAERAERAKTLSARMQNLTGTAHNADRTVDVTVDAAGLLIDLRLDERIRQQSGTRTAQQILETTRAARADLLRQVSDVTAESLGDDASARAIIDSYRSRLIRDEGSSDAGR comes from the coding sequence ATGCACGCAGCGCCACCGGTTGGTAGCGTACCGGTGATCCTGCTGGCGGTGGTCGGCGGTGGTCCCCTGGGGAGGGTCGACATGTGGGCGGACGACGCCGCGCTAGACGCGGCGCAGCGCCGGCTCGACGATTGGGAGTCGTCGCTCGCCGAACGGGCGGAGCGGGCGAAGACGCTGTCGGCGAGGATGCAGAATCTGACCGGCACCGCCCACAACGCCGACCGGACGGTCGACGTCACCGTCGACGCAGCCGGCCTGCTGATCGACCTGCGGCTCGACGAGCGCATCCGGCAACAATCGGGGACACGCACCGCACAGCAGATCCTGGAGACCACCAGGGCCGCGCGCGCCGACCTGCTGCGGCAGGTCAGTGACGTCACCGCGGAGTCCCTCGGCGACGACGCGAGTGCCCGAGCCATCATCGACTCGTACCGCAGCCGGCTGATCCGCGACGAGGGGTCAAGCGATGCCGGCCGGTGA
- a CDS encoding type VII secretion target, which yields MPAGDGIQVDPDDLTAHAARLDRCAGNLDTARQAGQHVRLGGDAYGQLCAMMPMLLDGLQRTLVDGIGAATGSVRDTAGRLRTSADRYRSSDARASHLLDQTRQRR from the coding sequence ATGCCGGCCGGTGACGGCATCCAGGTCGACCCGGACGACCTGACCGCCCACGCCGCACGCCTCGATCGCTGCGCCGGCAACCTCGACACCGCCCGCCAGGCCGGCCAGCACGTCCGGCTGGGCGGCGACGCCTACGGGCAGCTCTGCGCCATGATGCCGATGCTGCTCGACGGCCTGCAACGCACCCTCGTCGACGGCATCGGAGCCGCCACCGGGTCGGTGCGGGACACCGCCGGAAGGCTGCGAACCAGCGCGGACCGCTACCGAAGCTCGGACGCCCGCGCCAGCCACCTACTCGATCAGACACGGCAACGGCGGTGA
- a CDS encoding WXG100 family type VII secretion target yields the protein MTTNPLIATASDAPPSAWAGVWICEDIELIAQGVRSGSWIDGSLGVVSAGLDSLAFVSDPVGALLQYGIAWLIEHVKPLSEALDWLAGDPAQITAHAQTWRNVAGSLREEAAALALAVRDDIGSWGGSAGPAYRAWSAEQQQAITGLAQGADTMAAITEGAAGLVAAVRLLVRDAIATCVSRIIVYAGELVITGGLATPLVVEQVTTLVASWGARIARLLRGLLASLRRLIPEVRRLGDLIEKLKQALGRLQKQSPGPQRPDGSGPTKVPGDPRRPDFTKAEIDSRKITAYAMNPDHPVGKNKYRVISSVTGLGPDDADVIVQQIREGVLAGNPLLGKADEFGQRWSVDLPLTGPGGTITVRTAWILENGASTPRMVTISFPPKEG from the coding sequence GTGACGACGAACCCGCTCATCGCCACCGCGTCCGACGCGCCACCCAGCGCGTGGGCAGGCGTCTGGATCTGCGAGGACATCGAGCTCATCGCGCAGGGCGTGCGCAGCGGCAGTTGGATCGACGGCAGCCTCGGTGTGGTCAGCGCCGGCCTGGACTCCCTCGCCTTCGTCTCGGACCCGGTTGGCGCCCTCCTGCAGTACGGGATCGCCTGGCTCATCGAACACGTCAAGCCGCTCAGCGAGGCGTTGGACTGGCTCGCCGGCGACCCCGCGCAGATCACCGCACACGCCCAGACCTGGCGCAACGTTGCAGGGTCCCTACGCGAGGAAGCCGCCGCGCTGGCTCTCGCCGTCCGCGACGACATCGGCAGCTGGGGCGGCAGTGCGGGTCCCGCCTACCGGGCCTGGTCCGCCGAGCAACAGCAGGCCATCACCGGCCTCGCCCAGGGCGCCGACACCATGGCCGCGATCACCGAAGGCGCCGCCGGCCTGGTGGCCGCCGTCCGGCTCCTGGTCCGCGACGCCATCGCCACCTGCGTGTCCCGCATCATCGTGTACGCGGGCGAACTCGTCATCACCGGCGGACTGGCCACCCCGCTCGTCGTCGAACAGGTCACGACGCTGGTGGCGTCCTGGGGTGCTCGGATCGCACGACTGCTGCGTGGGCTGCTGGCCAGCCTGCGACGGCTGATCCCGGAGGTTCGCCGACTCGGCGACCTCATCGAGAAGCTCAAGCAGGCACTGGGGCGACTCCAGAAGCAGTCGCCCGGCCCGCAGAGGCCCGACGGGTCCGGGCCGACAAAGGTTCCCGGTGATCCCAGGCGACCGGACTTCACCAAGGCCGAGATCGACTCCAGGAAGATCACCGCCTACGCCATGAACCCGGACCACCCTGTCGGTAAGAACAAGTACCGCGTCATCAGCTCCGTCACCGGCCTCGGCCCGGACGACGCCGACGTGATCGTGCAGCAGATCCGCGAGGGCGTACTCGCCGGCAACCCTTTGCTGGGTAAGGCGGACGAGTTCGGCCAGCGGTGGTCCGTGGACCTTCCCCTGACCGGGCCCGGTGGCACGATCACCGTCCGCACAGCCTGGATACTGGAGAACGGGGCATCTACACCTCGGATGGTCACCATCTCGTTCCCGCCCAAGGAAGGATGA
- a CDS encoding DUF4926 domain-containing protein, protein MLELYDVVELREAMPAEQLPAGAVGTVVHIFSDPSTAYEVEFADADGRTVAMVTLRADQVIHRDG, encoded by the coding sequence ATGTTGGAGCTGTACGACGTGGTTGAGCTCCGAGAGGCCATGCCGGCAGAGCAACTGCCTGCCGGGGCAGTGGGGACGGTCGTTCATATCTTCAGCGACCCCTCGACCGCGTACGAAGTCGAGTTCGCCGACGCCGACGGCCGTACCGTCGCCATGGTCACGCTCCGGGCCGACCAGGTAATCCACCGCGACGGTTAG